Proteins found in one Balaenoptera acutorostrata chromosome 17, mBalAcu1.1, whole genome shotgun sequence genomic segment:
- the TMEM67 gene encoding meckelin isoform X1, whose product MVTGGRGTVVAMAAWSTLNAAGVTLFLLLVLLRVSQAQTFFFPFRQPETCGHNQYFDISALSCVACGPNQRQDARGTVCVCLPGFQMISNNGGPDIICKKCPENMKGVTGDGWNCISCPGGLTAEGKCHCPTGHILVERDVNGTLLSQATCKLCEESENSFTIANALGNRCVQCEPTFINTSRSCVCSEPNILTGGLCFSSTGNFPPRMISAARYGDLGMSFTSEWFAEYLQSSAAACWVYANLTSCQALGNMCVMNMNSYDSTTFDACRLFQFIFENTAGLGTVHSVSFWRQNLPWLFYGDQLGLAPQVLSTTPLPTNFSFKGENQNTKLKFVAASYDVRGNFLKWQTLEGGVLQLCPDTETRLNAAYSFGTTYQQNCEIPISKILTDFPMPTFYDVYLEYTDENQHQYIWAVPVLNLNLQHNKIFVNQDSSSGKWLLTRRMFLVDALSGRENDLGSQPRLIRVATQISLSIRLVPNTKNGNIYPPLITVAYSDIDIKDPNSKSVKISFSVTYEMDQGEAHVQTDIALGVLGGLAVLLSLLKTAGWKRRIGSPMIDLQTVMKFLVYYAGDLANVFFIITVGTGLYWLIFFKAQKSVSVLLPMPAQEERFVTYVGCAFALKALQFLHKLISQITIDIFFIDWERPKGKVLKAVEGEGGVRSATVPVSIWRTYFVANEWNEIQTVRKINPLFQVLTVLFLLEVVGFKNLALMDSSSSLSRSPPSYIAPYSRILRYAVSTALWLVIGIIQIVFFAVFYERFIEDKIRQFVDLCCMSNISVFLLSHRCFGYYIHGRSVHGHADTNMEEMNMNLKREAENLCSQRGLIPNTDGQTFQIAISSQMRQQYDRIHETLTRKNGPARLLSSSGSTFEQSIKAYHTMNKFLGSFIDHVHKEMDYFIKDKLLLERILGMEFMEPMEKSIFYNDESYSFSSVLYYGNEATLLIYDLMFFCVVDLACQNFILASFLTYLQQEIFRFIRNTVGQKNLASKTLVDQRFLI is encoded by the exons gaactgtatgtgtgtgtctacCAGGATTTCAGATGATCTCTAATAATGGAGGACCTGATATTATTTGTAAAAAGTGCCCAGAAAACATG aaaggtGTTACTGGAGATGGCTGGAACTGTATTTCTTGCCCTGGTGGTTTAACTGCAGAAGGAAAATGCCACTGTCCCACTGGCCATATTTTAG TGGAAAGAGATGTTAATGGAACGTTGTTGTCTCAAGCAACttgtaagctctgtgaggaaAGTGAAAACTCTTTTACAATAGCAAATGCTTTAGGAAACAG GTGTGTCCAATGTGAACCAACATTCATTAATACCAGCAGGTCCTGTGTGTGTTCAGAACCTAACATTTTA ACAGGGGGATTATGCTTCAGCAGCACAGGGAATTTCCCTCCACGTATGATTTCAGCTGCACGTTATGGAGATCTT GGCATGTCTTTCACTTCAGAATGGTTTGCAGAGTATTTGCAATCATCAGCAGCTGCTTGTTGG GTGTATGCCAATCTAACATCTTGCCAAGCTCTTGGAAATATGTGTGTGATGAATATGAATTCTTATGACTCTACCACTTTTGATGCATGTCGACTGTTTCAGTTTATCTTTGAAAATACTGCTGGACTGGGCACTGttcattctgtttcattttg GAGACAGAATCTTCCATGGCTGTTCTATGGAGACCAGCTAGGATTAGCACCTCAAGTACTCAGTACTACACCTCTTCCTacaaatttcagttttaaagGGGAAAACCAG aATACAAAACTGAAGTTTGTTGCTGCTTCTTATGATGTAAGAGGAAATTTTCTCAAGTGGCAAACTTTAGAAGGAGGTGTTTTACAG CTTTGTCCAGACACAGAGACAAGACTAAATGCTGCTTATTCCTTTGGAACAACCTATCAACAGAAT tgtgAGATTCCTATCTCTAAGATCTTAACTGACTTCCCCATGCCTACATTTTATGATGTGTACCTTGAATATACTGATGAAAATCAACACCAATATATTTGGGCTGTGCCTGTGTTAAACTTAAATCTTCAGcacaataaaatatttgtgaaccAAG acagTAGCTCCGGCAAGTGGCTTCTGACTCGGCGCATGTTCTTAGTGGATGCACTAAGTGGAAGAGAAAACGACTTAGGAAGTCAGCCAAGATTAATTCGAGTTGCTACCCAAATATCACTGAG TATCCGCCTTGTACCCAacacaaaaaatggaaatatctaCCCTCCCTTAATTACCGTTGCCTACAGTGACATTGATATCAAAGATCCCAACAGCAAGTCTGTGAAG aTTTCTTTCTCAGTCACATATGAAATGGATCAAGGAGAAGCACATGTCCAGACAGAT attgctttgggtgtgttgggtggaCTAGCTGTTTTATTGTCTCTTTTGAAGACAGCAGGTTGGAAGAGACGCATTGGGAGTCCCATGATCGATTTACAG aCAGTTATGAAATTCTTGGTTTACTATGCTGGTGACCTGGCCAATGTTTTCTTTATCATCACTGTGGGAACAGGTCTTTACTGGCTTATTTTCTTCAAA GCACAgaagtctgtctctgttttgctaCCAATGCCGGCTCAGGAAGAACGTTTTGTTACTTATGTGGGATGTGCTTTTGCTCTGAAG GCTCTGCAATTTTTGCATAAGCTCATCTCCCAGATTACCATAGACATATTCTTTATTGATTGGGAGCGACCTAAAGGAAAGGTTCTTAAAGCTGTTGAAG GTGAGGGTGGTGTTCGGAGTGCTACCGTTCCCGTAAGCATATGGAGAACATATTTTGTGGCAAATGAATGGAATGAAATTCAGACTGTGAGAAAAATTAACCCACTCTTTCAAGTACTTACTGTCCTCTTCCTTTTGGAG GTTGTGGGATTCAAGAACTTAGCATTAATGGACTCATCTTCTAGTCTTTCCAGAAGCCCACCTAGCTACATAGCTCCTTATAGCCGCATTTTGAGATATGCGGTGTCTACTGCTCTTTGGCTAGTCATTGGAATTATACAG ATTGTGTTCTTTGCTGTCTTTTATGAGAGATTTATAGAAGATAAAATTCGACAGTTTGTTGACTTGTGCTGTATGAGCAAC ATATCAGTGTTTCTGTTATCCCACAGATGTTTTGGTTATTACATTCATGGTAGATCAGTACATGGGCATGCCGATACTAATATGGAAGAAATGAATATGAATCTTAAAAGAGAAGCG gAAAATTTGTGTAGCCAAAGAGGTTTGATACCCAATACAGATGGTCAAACTTTTCAAATTGCTATTTCTAGCCAGATGAGACAACAGTATGACAGAATTCATGAGACACTAACAAGG AAAAATGGCCCTGCTAGACTATTGAGTTCATCAGGAAGTACATTTGAGCAGAGTATAAAAGCATATCATACTATGAATAAATTTCTTGGCTCTTTCATCGATCAT GTTCATAAGGAAATGGACTActttataaaagataaattgCTTCTTGAAAGAATTCTTGGAATGGAATTCATGGAACCAATGGAAAAAAGCATCTTTTACAATG ATGAAAGTTATTCTTTCAGCAGTGTTCTGTATTATGGAAATGAAGCCACTCTGCTTATTTATGATCTGATGTTCTTCTGTGTTGTGGATTTGGCTtgccaaaattttattttagcatcCTTCCTTACGTACCTACAGCAAGag atttttagatTTATTCGTAATACAGTAGGACAGAAGAATTTGGCATCCAAAACATTGGTGGATCAAAGATTTCTGATTTAG
- the TMEM67 gene encoding meckelin isoform X2, whose amino-acid sequence MVTGGRGTVVAMAAWSTLNAAGVTLFLLLVLLRVSQAQTFFFPFRQPETCGHNQYFDISALSCVACGPNQRQDARGTVCVCLPGFQMISNNGGPDIICKKCPENMKGVTGDGWNCISCPGGLTAEGKCHCPTGHILVERDVNGTLLSQATCKLCEESENSFTIANALGNRCVQCEPTFINTSRSCVCSEPNILTGGLCFSSTGNFPPRMISAARYGDLGMSFTSEWFAEYLQSSAAACWVYANLTSCQALGNMCVMNMNSYDSTTFDACRLFQFIFENTAGLGTVHSVSFWRQNLPWLFYGDQLGLAPQVLSTTPLPTNFSFKGENQNTKLKFVAASYDVRGNFLKWQTLEGGVLQLCPDTETRLNAAYSFGTTYQQNCEIPISKILTDFPMPTFYDVYLEYTDENQHQYIWAVPVLNLNLQHNKIFVNQDSSSGKWLLTRRMFLVDALSGRENDLGSQPRLIRVATQISLSIRLVPNTKNGNIYPPLITVAYSDIDIKDPNSKSVKISFSVTYEMDQGEAHVQTDIALGVLGGLAVLLSLLKTAGWKRRIGSPMIDLQTVMKFLVYYAGDLANVFFIITVGTGLYWLIFFKAQKSVSVLLPMPAQEERFVTYVGCAFALKALQFLHKLISQITIDIFFIDWERPKGKVLKAVEGEGGVRSATVPVSIWRTYFVANEWNEIQTVRKINPLFQVLTVLFLLEVVGFKNLALMDSSSSLSRSPPSYIAPYSRILRYAVSTALWLVIGIIQIVFFAVFYERFIEDKIRQFVDLCCMSNISVFLLSHRCFGYYIHGRSVHGHADTNMEEMNMNLKREAENLCSQRGLIPNTDGQTFQIAISSQMRQQYDRIHETLTRKNGPARLLSSSGSTFEQSIKAYHTMNKFLGSFIDHVHKEMDYFIKDKLLLERILGMEFMEPMEKSIFYNDESYSFSSVLYYGNEATLLIYDLMFFCVVDLACQNFILASFLTYLQQEIYS is encoded by the exons gaactgtatgtgtgtgtctacCAGGATTTCAGATGATCTCTAATAATGGAGGACCTGATATTATTTGTAAAAAGTGCCCAGAAAACATG aaaggtGTTACTGGAGATGGCTGGAACTGTATTTCTTGCCCTGGTGGTTTAACTGCAGAAGGAAAATGCCACTGTCCCACTGGCCATATTTTAG TGGAAAGAGATGTTAATGGAACGTTGTTGTCTCAAGCAACttgtaagctctgtgaggaaAGTGAAAACTCTTTTACAATAGCAAATGCTTTAGGAAACAG GTGTGTCCAATGTGAACCAACATTCATTAATACCAGCAGGTCCTGTGTGTGTTCAGAACCTAACATTTTA ACAGGGGGATTATGCTTCAGCAGCACAGGGAATTTCCCTCCACGTATGATTTCAGCTGCACGTTATGGAGATCTT GGCATGTCTTTCACTTCAGAATGGTTTGCAGAGTATTTGCAATCATCAGCAGCTGCTTGTTGG GTGTATGCCAATCTAACATCTTGCCAAGCTCTTGGAAATATGTGTGTGATGAATATGAATTCTTATGACTCTACCACTTTTGATGCATGTCGACTGTTTCAGTTTATCTTTGAAAATACTGCTGGACTGGGCACTGttcattctgtttcattttg GAGACAGAATCTTCCATGGCTGTTCTATGGAGACCAGCTAGGATTAGCACCTCAAGTACTCAGTACTACACCTCTTCCTacaaatttcagttttaaagGGGAAAACCAG aATACAAAACTGAAGTTTGTTGCTGCTTCTTATGATGTAAGAGGAAATTTTCTCAAGTGGCAAACTTTAGAAGGAGGTGTTTTACAG CTTTGTCCAGACACAGAGACAAGACTAAATGCTGCTTATTCCTTTGGAACAACCTATCAACAGAAT tgtgAGATTCCTATCTCTAAGATCTTAACTGACTTCCCCATGCCTACATTTTATGATGTGTACCTTGAATATACTGATGAAAATCAACACCAATATATTTGGGCTGTGCCTGTGTTAAACTTAAATCTTCAGcacaataaaatatttgtgaaccAAG acagTAGCTCCGGCAAGTGGCTTCTGACTCGGCGCATGTTCTTAGTGGATGCACTAAGTGGAAGAGAAAACGACTTAGGAAGTCAGCCAAGATTAATTCGAGTTGCTACCCAAATATCACTGAG TATCCGCCTTGTACCCAacacaaaaaatggaaatatctaCCCTCCCTTAATTACCGTTGCCTACAGTGACATTGATATCAAAGATCCCAACAGCAAGTCTGTGAAG aTTTCTTTCTCAGTCACATATGAAATGGATCAAGGAGAAGCACATGTCCAGACAGAT attgctttgggtgtgttgggtggaCTAGCTGTTTTATTGTCTCTTTTGAAGACAGCAGGTTGGAAGAGACGCATTGGGAGTCCCATGATCGATTTACAG aCAGTTATGAAATTCTTGGTTTACTATGCTGGTGACCTGGCCAATGTTTTCTTTATCATCACTGTGGGAACAGGTCTTTACTGGCTTATTTTCTTCAAA GCACAgaagtctgtctctgttttgctaCCAATGCCGGCTCAGGAAGAACGTTTTGTTACTTATGTGGGATGTGCTTTTGCTCTGAAG GCTCTGCAATTTTTGCATAAGCTCATCTCCCAGATTACCATAGACATATTCTTTATTGATTGGGAGCGACCTAAAGGAAAGGTTCTTAAAGCTGTTGAAG GTGAGGGTGGTGTTCGGAGTGCTACCGTTCCCGTAAGCATATGGAGAACATATTTTGTGGCAAATGAATGGAATGAAATTCAGACTGTGAGAAAAATTAACCCACTCTTTCAAGTACTTACTGTCCTCTTCCTTTTGGAG GTTGTGGGATTCAAGAACTTAGCATTAATGGACTCATCTTCTAGTCTTTCCAGAAGCCCACCTAGCTACATAGCTCCTTATAGCCGCATTTTGAGATATGCGGTGTCTACTGCTCTTTGGCTAGTCATTGGAATTATACAG ATTGTGTTCTTTGCTGTCTTTTATGAGAGATTTATAGAAGATAAAATTCGACAGTTTGTTGACTTGTGCTGTATGAGCAAC ATATCAGTGTTTCTGTTATCCCACAGATGTTTTGGTTATTACATTCATGGTAGATCAGTACATGGGCATGCCGATACTAATATGGAAGAAATGAATATGAATCTTAAAAGAGAAGCG gAAAATTTGTGTAGCCAAAGAGGTTTGATACCCAATACAGATGGTCAAACTTTTCAAATTGCTATTTCTAGCCAGATGAGACAACAGTATGACAGAATTCATGAGACACTAACAAGG AAAAATGGCCCTGCTAGACTATTGAGTTCATCAGGAAGTACATTTGAGCAGAGTATAAAAGCATATCATACTATGAATAAATTTCTTGGCTCTTTCATCGATCAT GTTCATAAGGAAATGGACTActttataaaagataaattgCTTCTTGAAAGAATTCTTGGAATGGAATTCATGGAACCAATGGAAAAAAGCATCTTTTACAATG ATGAAAGTTATTCTTTCAGCAGTGTTCTGTATTATGGAAATGAAGCCACTCTGCTTATTTATGATCTGATGTTCTTCTGTGTTGTGGATTTGGCTtgccaaaattttattttagcatcCTTCCTTACGTACCTACAGCAAGag atTTATTCGTAA
- the TMEM67 gene encoding meckelin isoform X3, whose protein sequence is MVTGGRGTVVAMAAWSTLNAAGVTLFLLLVLLRVSQAQTFFFPFRQPETCGHNQYFDISALSCVACGPNQRQDARGTVCVCLPGFQMISNNGGPDIICKKCPENMKGVTGDGWNCISCPGGLTAEGKCHCPTGHILVERDVNGTLLSQATCKLCEESENSFTIANALGNRCVQCEPTFINTSRSCVCSEPNILTGGLCFSSTGNFPPRMISAARYGDLGMSFTSEWFAEYLQSSAAACWVYANLTSCQALGNMCVMNMNSYDSTTFDACRLFQFIFENTAGLGTVHSVSFWRQNLPWLFYGDQLGLAPQVLSTTPLPTNFSFKGENQNTKLKFVAASYDVRGNFLKWQTLEGGVLQLCPDTETRLNAAYSFGTTYQQNCEIPISKILTDFPMPTFYDVYLEYTDENQHQYIWAVPVLNLNLQHNKIFVNQDSSSGKWLLTRRMFLVDALSGRENDLGSQPRLIRVATQISLSIRLVPNTKNGNIYPPLITVAYSDIDIKDPNSKSVKISFSVTYEMDQGEAHVQTDIALGVLGGLAVLLSLLKTAGWKRRIGSPMIDLQTVMKFLVYYAGDLANVFFIITVGTGLYWLIFFKAQKSVSVLLPMPAQEERFVTYVGCAFALKALQFLHKLISQITIDIFFIDWERPKGKVLKAVEGEGGVRSATVPVSIWRTYFVANEWNEIQTVRKINPLFQVLTVLFLLEVVGFKNLALMDSSSSLSRSPPSYIAPYSRILRYAVSTALWLVIGIIQIVFFAVFYERFIEDKIRQFVDLCCMSNISVFLLSHRCFGYYIHGRSVHGHADTNMEEMNMNLKREAENLCSQRGLIPNTDGQTFQIAISSQMRQQYDRIHETLTRKNGPARLLSSSGSTFEQSIKAYHTMNKFLGSFIDHVHKEMDYFIKDKLLLERILGMEFMEPMEKSIFYNDESYSFSSVLYYGNEATLLIYDLMFFCVVDLACQNFILASFLTYLQQEGQ, encoded by the exons gaactgtatgtgtgtgtctacCAGGATTTCAGATGATCTCTAATAATGGAGGACCTGATATTATTTGTAAAAAGTGCCCAGAAAACATG aaaggtGTTACTGGAGATGGCTGGAACTGTATTTCTTGCCCTGGTGGTTTAACTGCAGAAGGAAAATGCCACTGTCCCACTGGCCATATTTTAG TGGAAAGAGATGTTAATGGAACGTTGTTGTCTCAAGCAACttgtaagctctgtgaggaaAGTGAAAACTCTTTTACAATAGCAAATGCTTTAGGAAACAG GTGTGTCCAATGTGAACCAACATTCATTAATACCAGCAGGTCCTGTGTGTGTTCAGAACCTAACATTTTA ACAGGGGGATTATGCTTCAGCAGCACAGGGAATTTCCCTCCACGTATGATTTCAGCTGCACGTTATGGAGATCTT GGCATGTCTTTCACTTCAGAATGGTTTGCAGAGTATTTGCAATCATCAGCAGCTGCTTGTTGG GTGTATGCCAATCTAACATCTTGCCAAGCTCTTGGAAATATGTGTGTGATGAATATGAATTCTTATGACTCTACCACTTTTGATGCATGTCGACTGTTTCAGTTTATCTTTGAAAATACTGCTGGACTGGGCACTGttcattctgtttcattttg GAGACAGAATCTTCCATGGCTGTTCTATGGAGACCAGCTAGGATTAGCACCTCAAGTACTCAGTACTACACCTCTTCCTacaaatttcagttttaaagGGGAAAACCAG aATACAAAACTGAAGTTTGTTGCTGCTTCTTATGATGTAAGAGGAAATTTTCTCAAGTGGCAAACTTTAGAAGGAGGTGTTTTACAG CTTTGTCCAGACACAGAGACAAGACTAAATGCTGCTTATTCCTTTGGAACAACCTATCAACAGAAT tgtgAGATTCCTATCTCTAAGATCTTAACTGACTTCCCCATGCCTACATTTTATGATGTGTACCTTGAATATACTGATGAAAATCAACACCAATATATTTGGGCTGTGCCTGTGTTAAACTTAAATCTTCAGcacaataaaatatttgtgaaccAAG acagTAGCTCCGGCAAGTGGCTTCTGACTCGGCGCATGTTCTTAGTGGATGCACTAAGTGGAAGAGAAAACGACTTAGGAAGTCAGCCAAGATTAATTCGAGTTGCTACCCAAATATCACTGAG TATCCGCCTTGTACCCAacacaaaaaatggaaatatctaCCCTCCCTTAATTACCGTTGCCTACAGTGACATTGATATCAAAGATCCCAACAGCAAGTCTGTGAAG aTTTCTTTCTCAGTCACATATGAAATGGATCAAGGAGAAGCACATGTCCAGACAGAT attgctttgggtgtgttgggtggaCTAGCTGTTTTATTGTCTCTTTTGAAGACAGCAGGTTGGAAGAGACGCATTGGGAGTCCCATGATCGATTTACAG aCAGTTATGAAATTCTTGGTTTACTATGCTGGTGACCTGGCCAATGTTTTCTTTATCATCACTGTGGGAACAGGTCTTTACTGGCTTATTTTCTTCAAA GCACAgaagtctgtctctgttttgctaCCAATGCCGGCTCAGGAAGAACGTTTTGTTACTTATGTGGGATGTGCTTTTGCTCTGAAG GCTCTGCAATTTTTGCATAAGCTCATCTCCCAGATTACCATAGACATATTCTTTATTGATTGGGAGCGACCTAAAGGAAAGGTTCTTAAAGCTGTTGAAG GTGAGGGTGGTGTTCGGAGTGCTACCGTTCCCGTAAGCATATGGAGAACATATTTTGTGGCAAATGAATGGAATGAAATTCAGACTGTGAGAAAAATTAACCCACTCTTTCAAGTACTTACTGTCCTCTTCCTTTTGGAG GTTGTGGGATTCAAGAACTTAGCATTAATGGACTCATCTTCTAGTCTTTCCAGAAGCCCACCTAGCTACATAGCTCCTTATAGCCGCATTTTGAGATATGCGGTGTCTACTGCTCTTTGGCTAGTCATTGGAATTATACAG ATTGTGTTCTTTGCTGTCTTTTATGAGAGATTTATAGAAGATAAAATTCGACAGTTTGTTGACTTGTGCTGTATGAGCAAC ATATCAGTGTTTCTGTTATCCCACAGATGTTTTGGTTATTACATTCATGGTAGATCAGTACATGGGCATGCCGATACTAATATGGAAGAAATGAATATGAATCTTAAAAGAGAAGCG gAAAATTTGTGTAGCCAAAGAGGTTTGATACCCAATACAGATGGTCAAACTTTTCAAATTGCTATTTCTAGCCAGATGAGACAACAGTATGACAGAATTCATGAGACACTAACAAGG AAAAATGGCCCTGCTAGACTATTGAGTTCATCAGGAAGTACATTTGAGCAGAGTATAAAAGCATATCATACTATGAATAAATTTCTTGGCTCTTTCATCGATCAT GTTCATAAGGAAATGGACTActttataaaagataaattgCTTCTTGAAAGAATTCTTGGAATGGAATTCATGGAACCAATGGAAAAAAGCATCTTTTACAATG ATGAAAGTTATTCTTTCAGCAGTGTTCTGTATTATGGAAATGAAGCCACTCTGCTTATTTATGATCTGATGTTCTTCTGTGTTGTGGATTTGGCTtgccaaaattttattttagcatcCTTCCTTACGTACCTACAGCAAGag GGTCAATGA